Proteins encoded in a region of the Microcoleus sp. bin38.metabat.b11b12b14.051 genome:
- the glmU gene encoding bifunctional UDP-N-acetylglucosamine diphosphorylase/glucosamine-1-phosphate N-acetyltransferase GlmU, translated as MIAIAILAAGRGTRMKSDLPKVLHELGGRTLVERVLQSCQEIEISRRLVIVGYRGELVKEALLRSQEIPESSEFPPLEFVEQTEQLGTGHAIQQLLPHLKGFPGDLLVLNGDVPLLRAETIKQLMAIHQQHQNSATILTANLPNPQGYGRVFTDSQNLVQQIVEDRDCTTAQRKNQRINAGVYCFHWPHLEKILPDLKADNDQKEYYLTDTVSILSPVMAVDVEDYQEILGINDRKHLATASDILQARVKDKWMTAGVTLLDPHSITIDDTVELQPDVVIEPQTHLRGKTSIASGSRIGPGSLIENSQIAENVTVLYSVISDSMVAENSRIGPYAHLRGHAQIGANCRVGNFVELKNAQIGDRTNVAHLSYLGDATLGEKVNIGAGTITANYDGKNKHKTQIGDRTKIGANSVLVAPITLAEDVTVAAGSVVTEDVPNDSLVIARSRQVVKPGWKLKD; from the coding sequence ATGATAGCAATAGCAATTTTAGCTGCTGGACGCGGCACGCGCATGAAATCTGACTTACCCAAAGTTCTACACGAGTTGGGCGGGCGAACCCTAGTTGAGCGAGTCCTCCAAAGTTGTCAAGAAATTGAAATTTCCCGGCGGCTTGTCATCGTCGGTTATCGAGGAGAACTTGTTAAAGAAGCCCTCCTGAGAAGTCAAGAAATACCCGAAAGTTCCGAATTTCCTCCCCTAGAATTTGTCGAACAAACTGAACAATTGGGAACCGGCCACGCCATCCAGCAATTGTTACCTCATTTAAAGGGATTTCCAGGAGATTTGCTGGTTTTAAATGGCGATGTACCTTTGCTAAGAGCAGAAACAATCAAACAATTGATGGCAATTCACCAACAGCACCAAAACTCTGCTACTATATTGACAGCTAATTTGCCGAATCCCCAAGGATATGGGCGAGTATTTACCGACAGTCAAAACTTAGTGCAGCAAATTGTCGAAGACCGCGACTGCACAACAGCTCAAAGGAAAAATCAGCGAATTAATGCAGGTGTTTACTGTTTTCACTGGCCGCATTTAGAGAAAATTTTGCCAGATTTGAAAGCAGACAATGACCAAAAAGAATATTACTTAACTGATACCGTAAGTATCCTGTCTCCCGTCATGGCGGTGGATGTTGAAGATTATCAAGAAATCTTGGGAATTAACGATCGCAAACATTTAGCCACAGCTTCTGATATTTTGCAAGCGCGGGTAAAAGACAAGTGGATGACGGCGGGCGTGACGCTGCTCGATCCGCACAGCATCACGATTGACGATACCGTAGAGTTGCAGCCGGATGTGGTAATTGAACCGCAAACCCATCTGCGGGGGAAAACTTCGATCGCCTCTGGGAGTCGCATCGGGCCCGGTAGTTTGATTGAAAACAGTCAAATTGCAGAAAATGTGACTGTGCTTTATTCAGTAATTTCTGATAGTATGGTGGCTGAAAATTCCCGAATTGGCCCCTACGCACACCTGCGGGGACACGCGCAAATAGGTGCGAACTGTCGCGTCGGCAATTTTGTCGAATTGAAAAATGCTCAAATTGGCGATCGAACTAATGTCGCTCACTTATCTTATTTAGGCGACGCAACTTTGGGAGAAAAAGTCAACATCGGTGCTGGGACAATTACCGCCAATTATGATGGCAAAAACAAGCACAAAACTCAAATAGGCGATCGAACTAAAATCGGTGCCAACAGCGTGCTGGTGGCACCAATAACTTTGGCAGAAGATGTTACCGTAGCCGCAGGTTCTGTCGTAACAGAAGATGTCCCAAATGACTCTTTAGTAATTGCCCGATCGCGGCAAGTTGTCAAACCCGGTTGGAAGTTGAAAGATTGA
- a CDS encoding sulfurtransferase: MTDNSLIISSEWLVANTANPQVVIIDCRFSLADPELGEKQYQESHIPGAFYLDLNRDIASAVGAHGGRHPLPNIEELADKLSAIGINSAETLVVAYDDSRLAFASRLWWLLRYMGHSKVALLDGGFSAWKATGYPVTNTLSEPREGKLVVKLQPDMAVDIEAVKERKDLPNTVLVDSRESERYEGLREPIDPIAGHIPGAVNYPWQAVTDETRKVRSTSEQKQRWAEVETAEEIIVYCGSGVTACVNLLSLEIAGIPDAKLYVGSWSDWCSYQL, from the coding sequence ATGACTGACAACAGTTTAATCATTTCGTCTGAATGGTTGGTAGCCAATACCGCAAATCCGCAAGTTGTAATTATTGACTGTCGGTTTTCCCTCGCTGACCCAGAATTGGGAGAAAAACAATATCAAGAAAGTCACATTCCCGGAGCTTTCTATTTAGATTTAAATCGGGATATCGCGAGTGCAGTTGGCGCGCACGGCGGCAGACATCCGCTACCAAACATTGAAGAATTAGCTGATAAATTGAGCGCAATCGGTATTAATTCAGCAGAAACTTTAGTCGTGGCTTATGACGATTCGCGGCTGGCTTTTGCATCTCGTTTGTGGTGGCTGCTGCGATATATGGGACACAGCAAAGTCGCTTTGTTAGACGGCGGTTTCAGCGCGTGGAAAGCGACGGGATATCCGGTAACAAATACTTTGTCAGAACCCCGCGAGGGTAAATTAGTGGTGAAATTGCAGCCTGATATGGCGGTTGATATTGAGGCTGTAAAAGAGCGCAAAGACCTACCGAACACGGTTTTGGTTGATTCGCGAGAAAGCGAGAGATACGAGGGCTTGCGGGAGCCGATCGACCCGATCGCAGGTCACATTCCGGGTGCTGTCAACTACCCTTGGCAAGCGGTGACGGATGAAACTCGAAAAGTGCGATCGACCTCCGAACAAAAACAGCGGTGGGCGGAAGTAGAAACAGCCGAAGAAATCATCGTTTACTGCGGTTCCGGCGTGACAGCTTGCGTAAATTTACTCTCCTTAGAAATCGCCGGAATTCCCGATGCTAAACTCTATGTCGGTAGCTGGAGTGATTGGTGTTCCTATCAATTGTAG
- a CDS encoding MBOAT family protein, translating into MTFISLQYALFLLVLFAAYWLVPLRWWRLFVMLAGSLIFYASLQIWYIPLLLVGVVFNYCLAMAIGEPLDWRIANESWNRRRWLLLWLGIGLNVLLLLGFKYVPFFLNSIGTLLNWPVALDSANWVKTHVVAPLGLSFFCFECIAYLIDVYRGAPAATSLLHFAAYKLFFAKLISGPITRYHNLIYQLKSQNFPTPDRISEALWTIAFGAVKKGLFADNLGIYVDLSFTNLQRAGSEDLWLAIFAYGLQLYLDFSGYVDMARGTALLLGWYLPPNFDFPYFSTSIADFWRRWHMTLGDWLRNYLYFPLGGSRVGLWRTCLNLSVVMLIAGIWHGAAWGFVVWGGLHGLALAVHRVTDVTFKKLRIEFLWENPIGMAIGWLLTQTMVFGSWIFFRLPDLKNSGWAISHLWGYPADAQFANKVYVEALGLERVHLTWMLAAVAVAMLGNYALSRGLKLELNWPVKLVLVPICLYAVWVLAPDGGLPYIYFDF; encoded by the coding sequence ATGACTTTCATCTCCCTTCAATATGCCCTGTTTCTATTAGTTTTGTTTGCGGCTTACTGGTTGGTTCCCCTGCGGTGGTGGCGGCTATTTGTCATGCTGGCGGGAAGTCTGATTTTTTATGCTTCGCTGCAAATTTGGTACATTCCTCTGCTGTTAGTAGGTGTAGTGTTTAATTATTGCTTGGCGATGGCGATCGGGGAACCTCTGGATTGGCGGATTGCTAATGAATCTTGGAATCGGCGCCGTTGGTTGCTGCTGTGGCTGGGAATTGGGCTGAATGTGTTGCTGCTGCTGGGTTTTAAATATGTGCCTTTTTTCTTGAATTCGATCGGCACTTTGTTAAATTGGCCAGTTGCTCTCGACAGCGCTAACTGGGTGAAAACTCACGTAGTTGCACCCTTGGGATTGAGTTTCTTTTGCTTTGAGTGCATTGCTTATTTGATTGACGTGTACCGAGGGGCGCCGGCGGCTACTTCGCTGCTGCACTTTGCTGCTTACAAGTTGTTTTTTGCGAAACTGATTTCTGGCCCGATTACTCGCTATCACAACTTGATTTATCAACTCAAATCCCAGAATTTTCCGACGCCCGATCGCATTTCTGAGGCACTTTGGACGATCGCCTTCGGTGCAGTAAAAAAAGGTCTTTTCGCCGACAACTTGGGAATTTATGTCGATTTAAGCTTTACCAACTTGCAGCGCGCGGGAAGCGAGGATTTGTGGCTGGCGATTTTTGCTTACGGGCTGCAACTTTATCTCGATTTTAGCGGCTACGTTGACATGGCGCGCGGTACTGCTTTACTGCTGGGTTGGTATTTGCCACCAAATTTTGATTTTCCTTATTTTAGTACCAGCATCGCTGATTTTTGGCGGCGCTGGCACATGACTTTGGGGGATTGGCTGCGAAATTATTTGTATTTTCCGCTGGGAGGTTCGCGCGTCGGTTTGTGGCGCACTTGTCTTAATTTGTCTGTTGTCATGTTAATTGCCGGAATTTGGCACGGGGCGGCTTGGGGATTTGTAGTGTGGGGAGGTTTGCACGGTTTGGCTTTGGCGGTGCACCGGGTGACGGATGTGACTTTTAAGAAGTTGCGGATCGAGTTTTTGTGGGAAAATCCGATCGGAATGGCGATCGGTTGGCTGTTAACTCAAACGATGGTTTTTGGTAGTTGGATATTTTTCCGGCTTCCTGATTTAAAGAATTCGGGATGGGCGATTTCGCATTTGTGGGGATACCCTGCTGACGCACAGTTTGCAAATAAAGTTTATGTGGAAGCTTTGGGTTTGGAAAGAGTGCATTTAACTTGGATGTTGGCGGCTGTGGCTGTCGCAATGCTGGGGAATTATGCGCTGAGTCGGGGTTTGAAGTTGGAGTTAAATTGGCCTGTAAAATTGGTATTAGTGCCGATTTGTTTGTATGCAGTTTGGGTGTTGGCTCCCGATGGCGGTTTACCTTATATTTATTTCGATTTTTAG